A stretch of the Agromyces larvae genome encodes the following:
- a CDS encoding zinc-dependent alcohol dehydrogenase family protein codes for MLATVIHAARDIRVEAVPDPLLSTGGDAIVRVVAACVCGSDLWPYRGITPTREPHRIGHEFVGVVEAIGDAVGLVQVGDFVIAPFYVCDNTCVNCRNGFSTSCLNGSWWGGDDRFGGFADGGQGERVRVPLADGTLVVVPGPIADEEVPGLLALADVMGTGHHAAVSAGVTEGSTVAVVGDGAVGLCAIIAAKRLGAAEIIAMSRHADRQELAREFGATHVVAERGAEGVAAVRELTGGIGADCVLECVGTKESMDQALRSARPGGQVGFVGVPNGGPELPVRRMFDTNVGVRGGVAPVRGYIEELLPDVRSGAIRPGRVFDLELPLSEASEAYAAMDERRAIKVLLRP; via the coding sequence ATGCTCGCCACCGTCATCCACGCTGCCCGTGACATCCGCGTCGAAGCCGTGCCCGATCCGCTGCTCTCCACCGGCGGCGACGCGATCGTGCGCGTCGTCGCGGCCTGCGTGTGCGGGTCCGACCTGTGGCCGTACCGCGGCATCACCCCCACGCGCGAGCCGCACCGCATCGGTCACGAGTTCGTCGGCGTGGTCGAGGCGATCGGCGACGCGGTCGGGCTCGTGCAGGTCGGCGACTTCGTGATCGCGCCGTTCTACGTGTGCGACAACACCTGCGTGAACTGCCGCAACGGGTTCTCGACCTCGTGTCTGAACGGCAGCTGGTGGGGCGGCGACGACCGGTTCGGCGGGTTCGCCGACGGCGGGCAGGGCGAGCGGGTGCGGGTGCCGCTGGCCGACGGCACGCTCGTGGTCGTCCCCGGCCCGATCGCCGACGAGGAGGTGCCGGGGCTGCTCGCGCTCGCCGATGTCATGGGCACGGGCCATCACGCCGCGGTGTCCGCGGGCGTGACCGAGGGGTCGACGGTCGCCGTCGTCGGCGACGGCGCGGTCGGGCTCTGCGCGATCATCGCGGCGAAGCGGCTCGGCGCGGCCGAGATCATCGCGATGTCGCGGCACGCCGATCGGCAGGAGCTCGCGCGCGAGTTCGGCGCCACGCACGTCGTCGCCGAGCGAGGCGCCGAGGGCGTCGCCGCGGTGCGCGAACTGACCGGCGGCATCGGCGCCGACTGCGTGCTCGAGTGCGTCGGCACGAAGGAATCGATGGACCAGGCGCTGCGATCGGCGCGCCCCGGCGGGCAGGTCGGGTTCGTCGGCGTGCCGAACGGCGGGCCCGAGCTTCCCGTCCGGCGCATGTTCGACACGAACGTCGGCGTGCGGGGCGGGGTGGCGCCCGTGCGCGGCTACATCGAGGAGCTGCTGCCCGACGTGCGCTCGGGTGCCATTCGGCCGGGCCGGGTCTTCGACCTCGAGCTGCCGCTGTCCGAGGCATCCGAGGCGTATGCGGCGATGGACGAGCGCCGGGCGATCAAGGTGCTGCTGCGGCCGTAG
- a CDS encoding ABC transporter substrate-binding protein, which yields MRKRILAAGAVLVAAGLVFTGCSSNSGGDDSGASSKVLVVGMPNGPQSPNQNPLATGSASLSLGYAFVVYESLMQVNELHPTDDPTPWLAESVEWNDDSTQAIITPREGVKWSDGEDFTADDIAFSVQLRKDNPELNIDFPDQYEGVSVEDGKVVVDFTTSQFVNRDKLYRLLIVPEHIWGEVDNPVEFTDDEMIGTGPFVLDKFTSQSVSLKPNPDYWGGAPKVGALRYDTFNDNNGLTTALTTGDAQWGWTFIPDYENTFIAKNPEHFHQVAGGGFGVDVLFLNNQTKPFNNPAFRQALNLTMDRDEISKKAGYGVWPTITSVTGLPTPTGDAFIADEFQGQELAVDVDGAKQILTDAGYTWDDSGALVDPDGEKVSFVLTNPAGWSDYLSALDIIATGAKELGAEATVEPAVQDTWFNDIIPFGNFQATLHWVDNGSTPWNLYSNIMDGASYVPLGETANWNFGRYNNQAVTDALAAFKGASDDATRAEAMQTIQQAYVQDAPGLVIWQRPAVAQYSTVNYTGFPTEEDPYANPQPTGPQAALILSKLVPTEK from the coding sequence ATGCGCAAGCGCATCCTCGCCGCCGGGGCCGTACTGGTCGCCGCCGGCTTGGTCTTCACGGGTTGCAGCAGCAACTCTGGGGGTGACGACAGCGGCGCCAGCAGCAAGGTGCTGGTCGTCGGCATGCCCAACGGCCCGCAGTCGCCCAACCAGAACCCGCTCGCGACCGGCTCGGCATCGCTCTCGCTCGGCTACGCGTTCGTGGTCTACGAGTCGCTGATGCAGGTCAACGAGCTGCACCCGACCGACGACCCCACCCCGTGGCTCGCCGAGTCGGTGGAGTGGAACGACGACTCGACCCAGGCGATCATCACCCCGCGCGAGGGCGTCAAGTGGAGCGACGGTGAAGACTTCACCGCCGACGACATCGCCTTCTCGGTGCAGCTCCGCAAGGACAACCCCGAGCTGAACATCGACTTCCCCGACCAGTACGAGGGCGTCTCGGTGGAGGACGGCAAGGTCGTCGTCGACTTCACGACCTCGCAGTTCGTCAACCGCGACAAGCTGTACCGGCTCCTCATCGTGCCCGAGCACATCTGGGGCGAGGTCGACAACCCCGTCGAGTTCACCGATGACGAGATGATCGGCACCGGTCCGTTCGTGCTCGACAAGTTCACCTCGCAGTCGGTGTCGCTGAAGCCGAACCCCGACTACTGGGGCGGGGCTCCGAAGGTGGGCGCGCTGCGCTACGACACCTTCAACGACAACAACGGCCTGACCACCGCGCTCACCACCGGCGACGCGCAGTGGGGCTGGACGTTCATCCCCGACTACGAGAACACCTTCATCGCCAAGAACCCCGAGCACTTCCACCAGGTGGCGGGCGGCGGTTTCGGCGTCGACGTGCTGTTCCTCAACAACCAGACGAAGCCGTTCAACAACCCGGCGTTCCGTCAGGCGCTCAACCTGACCATGGACCGCGATGAGATCTCGAAGAAGGCGGGCTACGGCGTCTGGCCGACCATCACCTCGGTGACCGGCCTGCCGACTCCGACCGGTGACGCGTTCATCGCTGACGAGTTCCAGGGCCAGGAGCTCGCGGTCGACGTCGACGGTGCGAAGCAGATCCTCACCGACGCCGGCTACACGTGGGACGACTCGGGCGCCCTCGTCGACCCCGACGGCGAGAAGGTCTCGTTCGTGCTGACCAACCCGGCCGGCTGGAGCGACTACCTCTCGGCGCTCGACATCATCGCGACCGGCGCCAAGGAGCTCGGCGCCGAGGCGACCGTCGAGCCCGCCGTGCAGGACACCTGGTTCAACGACATCATCCCGTTCGGCAACTTCCAGGCGACCCTGCACTGGGTCGACAACGGCTCCACCCCGTGGAACCTGTACTCGAACATCATGGACGGCGCGTCGTACGTGCCGCTCGGTGAGACCGCGAACTGGAACTTCGGTCGCTACAACAACCAGGCCGTCACCGACGCGCTCGCCGCGTTCAAGGGCGCATCGGATGACGCGACCCGCGCCGAGGCCATGCAGACCATCCAGCAGGCGTACGTGCAGGACGCCCCCGGTCTCGTGATCTGGCAGCGCCCGGCCGTCGCGCAGTACTCGACGGTGAACTACACGGGCTTCCCCACCGAGGAGGACCCGTACGCCAACCCGCAGCCCACCGGGCCGCAGGCGGCGCTCATCCTCTCGAAGCTGGTTCCGACCGAGAAGTGA
- a CDS encoding ABC transporter permease — protein sequence MTIDNSIVEELDEASRPTQAPDTTAVAAAAQERSRSKGGAHRFLFLRNGKALTGLAIIAFFTLIAIIGPWIAPYDPSAQSDDLMQPPSWQHWMGTTHLGQDIFSQLIVGTRGVMVVGFIAGILATVIGVIVGVTAGYLGGIGDETLSALSNVFLVIPQLPLIIIIAGQLPSVGGITVAVVIAVTGWAWGARVLRAQTLSLRKRDFVEAARATGERSWRIITAEILPNLTAIIASGFVGTVTFAVLSLITLAFIGIGSGSDWNWGTILFWAQSQLALQRGAWWWFIPAGLCIALLGMGLTLINFGIDEFVNPRLRSTALNARKLRKRGIRPRIGFTPVVYEAPGARERRDVTDAAAAAVRTESAARAAEAKRAAKGARS from the coding sequence ATGACGATCGACAACAGCATCGTCGAGGAGCTCGACGAGGCCAGCCGCCCCACGCAGGCGCCCGACACGACCGCGGTCGCCGCGGCGGCGCAGGAGCGTTCGCGCAGCAAGGGCGGTGCCCACCGGTTCCTGTTCCTGCGCAACGGGAAGGCGCTCACCGGGCTCGCGATCATCGCGTTCTTCACGCTCATCGCGATCATCGGCCCGTGGATCGCCCCCTACGACCCGAGCGCGCAGAGCGACGACCTGATGCAGCCGCCGTCGTGGCAGCACTGGATGGGCACCACCCACCTCGGGCAGGACATCTTCAGCCAGCTCATCGTCGGCACGCGCGGCGTCATGGTGGTCGGGTTCATCGCCGGCATCCTCGCGACCGTGATCGGCGTGATCGTCGGCGTCACCGCCGGATACCTCGGCGGCATCGGCGACGAGACGCTGTCGGCGCTGTCGAACGTGTTCCTCGTGATCCCGCAGCTGCCGCTCATCATCATCATCGCCGGCCAGCTGCCGAGCGTCGGCGGCATCACCGTTGCGGTCGTGATCGCGGTCACGGGCTGGGCGTGGGGTGCGCGCGTGCTGCGCGCTCAGACCCTGTCGTTGCGCAAGCGCGACTTCGTCGAGGCGGCTCGCGCCACGGGCGAGCGGAGCTGGCGCATCATCACGGCCGAGATCCTGCCGAACCTCACCGCGATCATCGCGTCGGGCTTCGTCGGCACGGTCACCTTCGCGGTGCTCTCGCTCATCACCCTCGCGTTCATCGGCATCGGCTCGGGCAGCGACTGGAACTGGGGCACCATCCTGTTCTGGGCGCAGTCGCAGCTCGCGCTGCAGCGCGGCGCGTGGTGGTGGTTCATCCCCGCCGGTCTCTGCATCGCCCTGCTCGGCATGGGGCTCACCCTCATCAACTTCGGCATCGACGAGTTCGTCAACCCCCGTCTGCGGTCGACGGCGCTGAACGCCCGCAAGCTGCGCAAGCGGGGCATCCGGCCGCGCATCGGCTTCACGCCGGTCGTGTACGAGGCCCCCGGCGCGCGCGAGCGTCGCGATGTCACGGATGCCGCTGCTGCGGCCGTCCGCACCGAATCCGCCGCCCGCGCGGCCGAAGCCAAGCGCGCGGCGAAGGGAGCCCGCTCATGA
- a CDS encoding ABC transporter ATP-binding protein produces MSNTEPERSVLRAESLRKHFPVRGIGKHGVVHAVDDVDLELHAGRVVALVGESGSGKSTIARLLAQLMPLTEGRIVLDGEDATVHNRRAFRRYVGRVQMIFQDPFGSINPIHPVRYTLTRALRIHRGRLRGQALEAALDELLERVQLTPPARYVDKYPHELSGGQRQRVAIARALAANPDVLLADEPISMLDVSIRLGILNLLKDLRDRLKIAILYITHDIASARYFADRTAVMYAGRIVETGDSESVTQDPKHPYTQLLVRSAPDPDDLEARAHGARGEAPSLVNPPSGCRFNPRCPFATELCRTEVPPLLEVGEGRQAACWGYSDRPDRPQVTDVIEVLGERPAAPDAAAIVAHAAGVDAAHAGEEASA; encoded by the coding sequence ATGAGCAACACAGAACCCGAGCGATCGGTACTGCGAGCGGAGTCGCTCCGCAAGCACTTCCCGGTCCGCGGCATCGGCAAACACGGTGTCGTGCACGCGGTCGACGACGTCGACCTCGAACTCCACGCCGGCCGTGTCGTCGCCCTGGTCGGCGAGTCCGGCTCGGGCAAGAGCACCATCGCCCGCCTCCTCGCCCAGCTCATGCCCCTCACCGAGGGCCGCATCGTGCTCGACGGCGAAGACGCGACCGTGCACAACCGCCGCGCGTTCCGCCGGTACGTCGGGCGCGTGCAGATGATCTTCCAAGACCCGTTCGGGTCGATCAACCCGATCCACCCCGTGCGCTACACCCTCACCCGCGCACTCCGGATCCACCGCGGCCGCCTCCGCGGCCAGGCGCTCGAGGCCGCACTCGACGAACTGCTCGAGCGCGTGCAGCTCACGCCGCCCGCCCGCTACGTCGACAAGTACCCGCACGAGCTGTCGGGCGGTCAGCGCCAGCGCGTCGCCATCGCCCGCGCGCTCGCCGCGAACCCCGACGTGCTCCTCGCCGACGAGCCGATCTCGATGCTCGACGTGTCCATTCGCCTCGGCATCCTGAACCTCCTGAAAGACCTGCGCGATCGTCTGAAGATCGCGATCCTCTACATCACCCACGACATCGCGTCGGCCCGCTACTTCGCCGACCGCACGGCGGTCATGTACGCCGGCCGCATCGTCGAGACCGGCGACAGCGAGTCCGTCACGCAGGATCCGAAGCATCCGTACACCCAGCTGCTGGTGCGCAGCGCCCCCGACCCCGACGACCTCGAGGCGCGCGCGCACGGCGCCCGCGGCGAGGCGCCGAGCCTCGTGAACCCGCCGAGCGGGTGCCGGTTCAACCCGCGCTGCCCGTTCGCGACCGAGCTGTGCCGCACCGAGGTGCCGCCGCTGCTCGAGGTCGGCGAGGGCCGCCAGGCCGCCTGCTGGGGCTACTCCGACCGCCCCGACCGTCCGCAGGTCACCGACGTCATCGAGGTGCTCGGCGAGCGCCCCGCGGCCCCCGACGCCGCCGCGATCGTCGCGCACGCCGCAGGCGTCGACGCCGCGCACGCCGGAGAGGAGGCATCCGCATGA
- a CDS encoding ABC transporter ATP-binding protein → MTLLTPDSSASTAAGRPATAASDPVLEIRNLSVDYGYEDDAVHVLRDVSLTLGRGEVLGLAGESGCGKSTLAYAATRLLPPPGLITGGEVLFTDRDGTKTDLLRLNDQQLRASRWQDLAIVFQGAMNSLNPVHRIGSQIADGIMAHRPGMKKPEALERAAELLELVGIAPDRLRSYPHQLSGGMRQRVMIAMALALEPQVLIMDEPTTALDVVMQRQIVEQIAELRDRLGFSVIFITHDVSLLIEIADRIAIMYAGGIVEDAKSLDVYHRPRHPYSSALLHSFPPLRGPRRELTGIPGSPPDLSKLGGGCPFRDRCAFAWDACGTVEPVLTAPDVDGDDPRRSVSCLRHDPGRVIAAGFEAKPVPLELSQR, encoded by the coding sequence ATGACCCTGCTCACCCCCGACTCCTCGGCGTCGACCGCCGCCGGCCGGCCGGCGACCGCGGCATCCGACCCGGTGCTCGAGATCCGCAACCTCTCGGTCGACTACGGCTACGAGGATGACGCGGTGCACGTGCTGCGCGACGTGTCCCTCACGCTCGGGCGCGGCGAGGTGCTGGGCCTGGCCGGCGAGTCAGGCTGCGGCAAGTCGACCCTCGCGTACGCGGCCACCCGGCTGCTGCCCCCGCCCGGCCTGATCACCGGCGGCGAGGTGCTGTTCACCGACCGAGACGGCACGAAGACCGACCTGCTGCGCCTGAACGACCAGCAACTGCGCGCCTCGCGCTGGCAGGACCTCGCGATCGTGTTCCAGGGCGCGATGAACTCGCTCAACCCCGTGCACCGCATCGGGTCGCAGATCGCCGACGGCATCATGGCGCACCGCCCGGGCATGAAGAAGCCCGAAGCGCTCGAGCGCGCCGCCGAACTGCTCGAACTGGTCGGCATCGCACCCGACCGGCTGCGGTCGTACCCGCACCAGCTGTCGGGCGGCATGCGCCAGCGCGTGATGATCGCGATGGCGCTCGCCCTCGAGCCGCAGGTGCTCATCATGGACGAGCCGACGACCGCGCTCGACGTCGTGATGCAGCGCCAGATCGTCGAGCAGATCGCCGAGTTGCGCGACCGGCTCGGGTTCTCGGTCATCTTCATCACGCACGACGTGTCGTTGCTGATCGAGATCGCCGACCGCATCGCGATCATGTACGCGGGCGGCATCGTCGAGGACGCGAAGTCGCTCGACGTCTACCACCGGCCGCGCCACCCGTACTCGTCGGCGCTGCTGCACTCGTTCCCTCCGCTGCGCGGCCCGCGGCGCGAGCTGACCGGCATCCCGGGCTCGCCGCCCGACCTGTCGAAGCTCGGAGGCGGCTGCCCGTTCCGCGACCGGTGCGCGTTCGCGTGGGACGCATGCGGCACGGTCGAGCCGGTGCTCACTGCGCCCGATGTCGACGGCGACGACCCGCGCCGCTCGGTGTCGTGCCTGCGGCACGACCCGGGCCGCGTCATCGCGGCGGGCTTCGAAGCCAAGCCGGTGCCCCTGGAGCTCTCGCAGCGCTGA
- a CDS encoding ABC transporter permease, whose amino-acid sequence MRFFVRRGIFYVITAWAAVTINFFIPRMMPGDPVKALIAKNQGKIPTDAIPALYAMFGLDENVPLWQQYLDYWANLFRGDLGISFSLFPMPVTEVIAQALPWTVGLVGIATIISFFVGTVIGTGIGWRRGTWADSLLPISTFFSAVPYFWLGLIAIFVFSVTLGWFPSSGSYDRSLIPSWDWEFISSVIFYGTLPALTIIISSISGWILGMRNMVVTVSSEDYVTVAQAKGLSERRVMFNYAARNAVLPQVSSFALSLGFIVGGTLIMEMVFTYQGIGFLLFNAVNAKDYPLMQGCFLVITIAVLAANILADFVYAFLDPRTRQEG is encoded by the coding sequence ATGAGGTTCTTCGTCCGACGTGGCATCTTCTACGTGATCACCGCCTGGGCGGCCGTCACGATCAACTTCTTCATCCCGCGCATGATGCCGGGCGACCCGGTGAAGGCGCTCATCGCCAAGAACCAGGGCAAGATCCCGACCGACGCGATCCCCGCGTTGTACGCGATGTTCGGCCTCGACGAGAACGTGCCGCTCTGGCAGCAGTACCTCGACTACTGGGCCAACCTGTTCCGCGGCGACCTGGGCATCTCGTTCTCGCTGTTCCCGATGCCGGTGACCGAGGTCATCGCGCAGGCGCTGCCGTGGACGGTGGGCCTGGTCGGCATCGCGACGATCATCAGCTTCTTCGTCGGCACCGTCATCGGCACCGGCATCGGCTGGCGCCGCGGCACCTGGGCCGACTCGCTGCTGCCGATCTCGACGTTCTTCTCGGCGGTGCCGTACTTCTGGCTCGGCCTCATCGCGATCTTCGTGTTCTCGGTGACGCTCGGCTGGTTCCCCTCGTCGGGCAGCTACGACCGGTCGCTCATCCCCTCCTGGGACTGGGAGTTCATCTCGTCGGTGATCTTCTACGGCACCCTGCCCGCGCTGACGATCATCATCTCGTCGATCTCGGGCTGGATCCTCGGCATGCGCAACATGGTGGTGACCGTGTCCAGCGAGGACTACGTGACCGTCGCGCAGGCCAAGGGCCTCTCGGAGCGCCGGGTCATGTTCAACTACGCCGCCCGCAACGCGGTGCTGCCGCAGGTGTCGAGCTTCGCGCTGTCGCTCGGCTTCATCGTCGGCGGCACGCTGATCATGGAGATGGTGTTCACCTACCAGGGCATCGGATTCCTGCTCTTCAACGCGGTGAACGCGAAGGACTACCCGCTCATGCAGGGCTGCTTCCTGGTGATCACGATCGCGGTGCTCGCGGCGAACATCCTCGCGGACTTCGTGTACGCATTCCTCGATCCCCGTACCCGGCAGGAGGGCTGA